The DNA window CGCGTCTATGCCCGAAACTCTTCCAATCGTGCGGGCACAGTACCGTGCCCTCTTGGGCACGCTTGACCGCGACGCGCTTGTCGACGAGTGGCTCTCCGACGCTACGTCCCAGCCACGGGGCgtgctcgaccgcctcggccacgAGGTCCAAACACCGAATGACCGGCGTTCCTTTGCTTTATGGCGCGACATTGTCGCTGGAGTAAGTGTACACACGgatgagctgacaccagaacttcttcctcggcctcaccGTCCGTCTGCAGAACCCaccgcgccggcggcgcggccTCCAGCATCTCAGCAGGGCGTGGTGTGACCaagcgtcgtcggcgtctcGCCTAGCCACGAGATGTCCGGCTTTCAAGCCAATTGTCgcggccttgcgcgcacgcgcgctcgacgcaGACCTGTCCGCTGCTTTGGCTGCTCTCTCCCTCCGGCTACTCTCACGAcacgagcggcgcgcgcaTTGGTGGTGGATCGCTCGAGTCGCTGGCGCGCGGCTTGCTCTGAGCGAGGTCCGCGGCGAGTGGGCCAAGGCGTGGGCGGCCGTCGCGAACGGGATGCTGATTGTGAGTCCTCCTATTCTCTGCTCCTCCTGGCTCCTCCCACAGGTCGGGGCTGACCGTAGCTCTACACACTCGTGCCGACTGGCGACCCATCCTACCCGGAGTTTGTGCTGCGCAACAAGATAGCGCTCGGTACCGGCTCTCACCCCGCCCCACCACTGTTTAATGCTTGGGAAGCATCCAAGGatgccctcgacgacacgTACAAGAGCGATGCCAAGAAGGGGCGAACCACAGCCCTGGCGTGGCTCCGTACTGCGCATAGGCTCATGGACACACTGGACGTGAGGCCGCTCCAGTGCGACCTGGCTGGCACGATTGCAACGCTTGAGAGTGGGCGCGAGCTGCATTGGGAAAAGGACGGAGCGGCAGAGGTGGCTGAGCGCATCCCTCGTCTCCAGTAAAAGTACTGTACAATATGCATCTAATCAAGACTATGAGCTAtgcagcggcggcgaggagcacgTTCCCCTCCTCAGCCTGTGCCTCCTGAACCTCTGCGGGCTTTGGGTCCACCACTTCCGACCCAGCACGGCTTGCCTCCCAAACAGCCCACTCCGGACGCGCACgcagcttggcgtcgagctcgtcgaaTAACGTCTTGCCCTGTCCGAGCTCGATCTTGAGGTTCtccgcaagctcctcgacgctctTGGCCCGCGACAGCACCTCGTTGAGCTCCTTGCGCCGCGCTCTGCTGATCGTGctgagcggcggcggagagggaCGGTACTGCATCAGCAGGAACTTGATGCTTCCCCAGCTGCACTTGGTGTACTCGGCAATGTTGAGGAGCCTGGGTACGACCTGGGTGAGGTTGTCCACTGGACCTTCGGGGCGGAAGACGGAGGGGTTGTTCTCAGCGCTGCGCGCAAGCATCGCACTGCTGGCCCCggtctcctccttgatcttCTCCCAGTTGACCGCcccctcgccgtcaccaTTACAGATGACGTTCAcaccgcgccgctcgccgagctcaacgaTGTCGCGGAGGCGATCCCAGATCGCGCGCTCCCGGGGACGCATGTCGCGCGTCCGGCAGTGCACAGTGAGGTTGCGGACCCCGGTGCGCAGGATACGCGACGCGAGGTGCCGCGTGTCCTGCTGCCctgcgaggaggcggatCTTGCACGACACGGGGACGTCGACCGCACGGAGGACGGAGCGCAGAatgtcgagaaggaggtcgggagtggagaggagcgcggcgcccATGCCTGAGTGTGTCGAGAACGGCTTGGGACACCCGCAGTTCAGGTCGATGCCGCTTACGTCCTGCTCGACAACCTTGGCTGCCTCGGCGGCCAGCTTCGGGTCGGAGCTGCCGATCTGGAAAAtgactggggtcagcttcCGTAGGTCGCCTTGAGCGGACTCACCAAACGGTTTCTCGATGGGGTGAGTGGTCCAGATCGCGCCCTGGCCCTTGTGGTACGTGACGATTCCGGTCTcggctgatgtcagctacGATCAAACAATGTAAGCCAACAGCGATGCTCACGGTCAACACTCCGCTGAGCGCCAATGATCGCCTTGTCGACAATTTCGGGGGTCCACACCAACCCTGCCCCATAGTAGAGCGACAAGAGGCGGGCAGGAAGCACTCCGCTGCGCACCATGGGTGCAAGCACGAGCTTGTTACTGTACACCAGCTCGTGAGCGTAGCTGCGTTCCAACTCGAAAGGCAGGCTCATCGTTTCCTCGCAGGCAGCCGCGGACGCAACCTCCTGCTCCGATGTGGGAACGATGGACCAGTCGCCGGCCTTGggcgagcgccttgacttcttcttcttgggctGCGGTGAGGAGTCGGTGGAAGCGGTGGCGAGGGATGCGGTGGAATCGTTGGGTGGCTTGGGGAAGACCGTTGTGCCTATAGCTGCGGGCTGCGGGCCCTCCATCTCAGGCGAAAGCCGCATGCGCTTTGCGGCAGGCTCGGTGATGGGAGACGCGGGGTGCACGGCTACGGTCATAGCGAGACGAAGACGGTTGAGCGCCGCGGTGAGTCGGCCAAAGAGCATGCGCGAAGAGGAGTGTGTTGAGTCAGAATTTTGTGGGTGGCAATTCACGGAGTCAGCCGACCGAACCTCCACCAGCGACTCATTCCGCTCCGCACTCATCGGACATCCAACAGTATGAACCAGTGCATATGGCAGTGTACAACATGGATCTCAAGACCTTGGATAAGAGGCTATGCGATCTTGTACGACCCGTAGTCTTTGTCCGGGTCGTATACCTCCCAGCGGCTGGCCGGGAAGATATGCTTGAAGCGGTTGTACCACGAGCGTTCGACGACTTTGCCTGCGTGACtctcgtccttctccctcgTTGCATCCGAGATGAGTCGCACGTCATCGTGCACGTCAAAGCTGAACAGGGGTCCCGACTTGCCGCGCGCCTTGTTGATGATGAAGTCGTAGAATGTATAGTGATGGGGGATGATTAGGTCTTCCTTGATGTACATCATGTTGTCGACGCTCATGCCGCGCAGCTCTGGTATCTGCGCGCGGCACTTTGTGAGGAAGGCCGCAATGTCGTCGCCCTTTTTGCACTCGACAGTCTTCCGGTGCCCGCTTCCGTCCCAGTACGAGTACGTGATCTCGATGACCTCGTTCTTGATGCGCTCCTGCTCGGCCAGCCACTTTTGCCgaagctcctcgcgctcagTGCGTTCCTGTGcttcgcgctcgcggtcggGGAGGAAAGACGTGTCGACTTCGGGGTTCTTGAGGAGCTTCTTCCGCTTGGGCGAaggggctggggtcagctgacTCTCTTCATCcagctcaccttcctcgaccgccttccccgcctcttcctcgtccgcaAAGGAGAGCAtcgcgcgcttcttcttcttgtccttcttggaTTTCTTGGCTGCAGaactgttgtcagctgtAGTGAATAGTACCAAGCTCACATCTTATCTGCAGCCGTCTTGGCAGCCTCgcggcgcttctcctcctcgattTCCTCCTTGGTTTTCTGGAAGTCTtcgagggtgacgaggcCGATCGTCGATTTCTTCAGTCGCTCGTCGATTGACTCTGTTACATTCACGAAGCGTGCTGTTGACTGAGCACCCTGTCGTTAGTTGGAGTAGGTTGCTTGTCACAATACCTTTGCACCTTCCTTATGACGCTCGTGGTCTGTCTGGCCGCGGCAGTCGCCGCATCGTCAGTGACTGTTCAGTCGTGAGTGCAGTATAACTTACGAGCTCGCTGTTGCGGTCTCCAGCCATGTTGCCTGACATTTGTAGAGTTGAggcaaggtggaggtgttgAAGGTCAATGAGTGCGGATCGAACGCCAGACATCAACAATTCATAGAatggagagtggaggttcAGGCACAAGTGGTTGGGCATGTCAGATGGTGGGAGAAAAGTGAGCGTAAATGAGGTCATGAAAATTCTCTGGGTGAAGCAAGCTCGACTCAGGGGGGGGATTGAAGAGGTTGCCCTGCTCTCGTGGCAAGACTGGGTAGGAGCCTGCCCAGCTTTGGCACCAAGAGCCAGGGCTGGTACCATCGCAAGCCTCCGCCCAGGAGTTGGGTTGGAAGAGGGAGAACTGGAGGACAGGAGGACAGCACCAACATTCAAACCCGCTTGCTCACCATCAatccttccttcctccatctctctctttACAACCAAACTACTCCTTCAAAAGACTTTACGTCGTCACTCTCTACTTCTCCCTACCTAATAGACAACACTAGACTTCAAaatggccgaggagaacgcCGCGACCTtcaagctcgtcctctgcgGTGACGGTGGTACCGTAAGTTTACATCTCAAAATCCCTATCCCCCAtccacgccgccaccctTCCTCGCAACCTTCCTAGAGACTTGCTGACGCTTGTAGGGTACGTATACTCGCCAGCTACCGCTACATCTATACTGACATGCGCGTCCCTCCCTCTCAACTACAGGCAAGGTGCGTTTCGGCTCTCCATCAGAGCTACAACTGGATCAAAGCTGATCGTGCTCAGACCACTTTCGTCAAGCGCCACCTGACTGGTACGTCCCATCCCACAAGCTCTGATTCCCTCGTCCTGGACTAGGGCTGCATTCATCGTCCCGTCTCGGTGCTGACGACCTCCAGGCGAGTTCGAGAAGAAGTACATTGGTATGTCTGGTCAAGGCCACTGGCGGGCACGCGATTTGCGAAACCTCGCCACTCGAGTGCGAACcatcgcgcgcggccgctgcACTCACGGCTCGAGCAAGCTAACCCTCCCCAGCCACCCTCGGTGTTGAGGTCCACCCCTTGAAGTTCCACACCGTACGTTGTGCTTTTGCCATTGATCTGAGTGTTCTTGCTGACGTCCGCAGAACTTTGTACGTCTGAGCTCGCTGGCTCGAAATTTGCCACCCAGCGGCGCGTGTGCTGACAAACCAGGGCACCATCTGCTTCAACGTCTGGGACACCGCCGGCCAGGAGAAGTTCGGTGGCCTCCGTGACGGCTACTACATCCAGGGCCAGTGCGGTATCATCATGTTCGACGTTACCTCGCGTATCACGTACAAGAACGTCCCCAACTGGCACCGtgacctcgagcgtgtcTGCGAGAACATCCCCATCGTCCTCTGCGGTaacaaggtcgacgtcaaggtACGCCGCTTGAACAGTCACAGAAGGATGAATGCTGACGCCCCGCAGGAGCGCAAGGTGAAGACCGGCAACGTCACCTTCCACCGCAAGAGTGCGTCGAATACGGGGATCACAACATGTGCTGCAGTGTGCTGACGTACAGAGAACCTCCAGTACTTCGAGATCTCGGCCAAGTCGAACTACAACTTCGAGAAGCCCTTCCTCTGgctcgcgcgcaagctcgtcggcaaCCAGTCGCTCGAGTTTGTCGCTGCCCCTGCCCTTGCTCCccccgaggtcgtcgtcgacaaggagCTCATGGCTCAGTACGAGAACGAGCTTGCGGTCGCTGCCAACGCGCCCCTccccgacgaggacgacgccgacattTAATAGAGTGTCTATGATCCCACCATTGCGGTGACCGCCATTTTATAGCAGTAGTGTTTGCCGAGTCCATGAATCTCTGCATTTCATGTGTGCTAATATGCTGTTGAATGGTGTGTGTGGAGTCAAGTGACAGTCTACTCCTTGTTTTGGGTTGGTGGCTGCCAGTCCTGGTTGGGGCGCTTGAGGTTGGAGACGTGGCGATGGGGGAACTTGTCTTGGATCATGCGCATGTTGCGCAGctcttccctcctctgTGCGTTGCACATCTCCCTGTGGGCGTCAGTAGAGCTGCGTTAGGGGCACTAACCAAGCGCCGACCGCAATGGCACACCCGCCAAGTACTGCCCAGTTGCACGAGCTGTACACTCCTGCATGTCAGTTCCAGTCGGCCAACGTCAACTCACTCCTGGTCCCAAGGAATCGAATCGCACCGATGCCGACACCACCTGAGATGGCGTACAGCAACGATGAACGCAAGCATGGCACCTGGCCCGCATGCTCCATGGAGAAGTCGTCGGTAGAGACTCGCTAGCATTAGCTGTGTCCGCCGACATCTAAGAATTTCCTCATTCCGtctcaagctcaacgagGGCTCCTCAATTCTCTTGCCGCTTTGGTTTCCTTCTCCAAACCTCAGATGCCTTGCCTGCCAgcgccatcgccatgcGACCCACCTTGAGTGCCCGCTTCCGGTCCTCCCACCAGTTGCCCGTGAgcttctccgcctccggGTCAAACGTAGCGTCACGATCCGGGGTGATCGGACTATTCCCGGCGGGGATGttgagcggcgcgcgcggtgcTCCCTTGTTGTCGTCGGACAtggttgatgatgatgaagaTCCGAAAAGTGCAAGTTGGAAAGTGCAAAGGTCGGGTTGATCTCCGCCAGGCACGTGGcacgcctccacctctgGACGTCAACGATCAGCGTCAACGCGCGCTCTCAACACATCAACATCCTAACATGGCCGTGGACACGATGGGCGACTCACCACCACGATCACATTCCCGTACTCCAGAGCCAGATCATGCTCATGCCGCTGCGACAAGTGCCTTCGTcaccgccgctgcggcAGGCATTGAAATCGACAGCCGCGAGCACAGTCTcgaccttccttccctcctgccgctctcgcgcgaccATGCCCTCCTCAGCGGGAGCAAGTTTGACGTTGACGCGTTCCTCCTTTCCCGCATCCACATCCCTCTCGACGAATTACGTGGCGAGCTCCGTAGCTATCTCGCCGAATtgcgcgaggagcttgtGCAACTCATCAATGACGACTACGAGGAGTTCATCTCGCTGGGGACAgggctgcgcggcgagaCAGAGCGACTGAGGGGACTGGAGCGGCCGCTGGGTCTCCTCCGCGGCGAAGTGGAAGTGCGTAGCTCATAACGCGAGATACGTGGCTAACGGCAGACCGTCCGGGACGTACTCAAGTATCACCAGGACGCGGTacaggccaagctcgacgagcgcgctgcgctgcgcgaggagaaggcgctcctcgacctcttgCAGCGGTTATTTGagacgctcgcgcgcgcacaGGCACTCGAGAACTCTACTGATGAGCAGGGGaaggtcgtcgtccgcctGGCTGGCGAGTACTCACAACTCGTGTACCTGCGGGGCAAGGCGCGGGCGGAAGGTTGCAAGATCGCCGACACCGTGTCGCCGCAGATTGACGCGCTGCGGGGCCGCCTTAGCCGCGACCTCTCTTCGCTCCTCACGActgccctcgaggcgcgcgatGAGGCGCAGATGAAGGCATGCCTCAAGACGTACGACTCAATCGAGGGgtgggccgaggccgaggaagtGGTCCAGCGCGCAGTGCGTGCATTCTGCTCCAAAACCATTACACCGACGGCACTCGTCGCCTCTCCTGTCCCAGTTGCCCCCGAAACTCCTATCCGCGGCATGCGCGCAAGGTTGGAAGAGACGTCGGCTCTGGCACGACTTTACAACTGCGTCCTATCCCAGGTTGAGGGGTACGCGCCgctcctctctctcgccCACACCGTGTCTCCACGTTTCGAGCTGTTCTCCGGCGTACTCTGGCCTGAGATCTGCAGCGCTACTGTCGACAATCTGGGCAGCACAATCTTCGCCGCCGGTCGCCCTGACGAGTTGCACAAGCACTACACCACAACCCACGCGTTCCTGATgctgctcgagggcgccgcACCGAGTGCGGACGCGGTGGTGGCCATGCGCGAGAGTCCGGCGTACGAAGCGTTCGAGCGTCGCTGGCAGCTACCCGTCTATTTCCAGCTGCGGTGGAAAGAGATTGTGAgcacgctcgaggcggcgctcaGCGCGCCCGTCCCGGCCAACCCGTCTACCACCCCCTGGGCGCTCCCGCAGAGTGGTGCAGCGTGGGATGCGTTCCGCGCGTGCTGGGCACCCGAGATCTACCTGCCTGAACTGGCGCACCGCTTCTGGCGCCTTGGGCTGCAGGTTGTCGCGCGCTACGGGACATTTTTGTCGACGGCACTCGGGTCGTACAAAGCTGGCAGCGACGATGACAGCGGgcaggacgacgcggcgctgcgcttcgcggccgcagccgtcgcagacgtcgacgagctctgCGCCCGCATCCGGGGACTGAAGATGCTCCAGCAGATGGACGTCGACTTCCCAGTCGGGCTGAGCACGAAGGCGTTCGCCGCTCGCATCATCAGTATCCTGCAACGCCGCTGCGCCGAGCCACTCAAGCATGTACGGAGCGTCGCCTCCCAGTTCCGCGCCgctccgccgcgctcctcggctcCTTCGCACTTTGTGTCACAGGTCCTCCGGCCACTCCACAcgttcctcgacgcgcggCCCGCGCTCTCGGCGTACCGCGCCGACTGGTCCGCCGCAGTGGTCGAGCATGTCCTGACGCAGTACGCGAGCATTCTTGCGTCGGTGCGCAAGACGGAAGATCTGCTTCGCCGCCACCGCAAGAGCAAGAAGAGCGGTTTCAGTCTCTTTGGGAGCAGCAGCGCCGCGGCTCctgagggcgacgaggacgagcgaTTCCGCCAGCAAATGCGCTCCGACATTGACGCGCTAGCCGCTGACGCGAAGAGCCTCGGGGCCCCTGTCGGCGGCATGACGCAGTGGAAGGAGCTCGTGGATGTCGTCGAACGTCCTGCCGAAGCCTAGTGCCTAGAAGCCGCTGGTAGTCACTTGAAAGCGCCGATAAAGCCTGATCGACATGACCTCATAGCCCGACATATGCATGCACGTTGTACAACGGCAGCCGCCACCAGGGTGCATCATCCTCCGAAGGTACACGGCGCCAGTAGAAACGTGCAAGATGTTAGAACGGCGACCTTTGGTGGGGATAACACGGCCCAATCTACTGAATGGGTCATGCGTGGGGGTGGCATAGCGCTCAAAAGACTCAAAAGACTCATGAGGCTTGATGAGGCTTTTCGGCTTTGGGCGGCTGTGAGGCCGTTGCTGGTCAAACCACTTCCACGTGGCCCATGTGAGCATTTAGCTTGGTACAGTGCTCGAGTCGGCCAGCGTCGGAATCAAGATTTTCGACACGGCCCGAGTCGCCGTCCGATTCCGCTGACAATACTCGATTGCCGCCCGCCGTTTGCCCCGGATGTGCAGGGCGCGTGGTTGGAGGCTTGGGCTGGAGCATCGGATATCCATGGACGTCGGCATGGGCCCGGCGGGCCAGAGCATCCGGCCATCCCTGTGTTGGCGTTTGTGCTAATGTTCTCTGTATGAGTTCAGGTGCTAAGCGGTGTTGTTGTGGGCCAGGCCCACGAACAACTGCAGCTTTGTCTACAGGGCTTGGCAGATAATATTGTTGACATGGGCGGCTGTGGGCGGCTGGATAAAAGCTACGACTACTTGACGCCGCCCACCCATCTCATACTACAGacactcacactcacatACAATGTCCATCCCATTCCCGACCGTCATCGTCAAACAGCTCCCGCACACGCGCTACCGCCTGCTggagcagctcgagaacgAGTTTGGAGGTATCccgctgccgccgtcgcaggaggcgatggaggaggcgctcgagctcgccgacgtcgctATCAAGTCGCCAGTCTTCAGTGCCGAAGACCAGGAAGAGGCGCGCAAGTGGAAGGAGGCGTTGATGGAGAATGCCGATGGTGAGTACCCCTCATGTGGGGTATGTGGCCTGAGCTGGAGCTGCCCAATGACAAAGCTGACCCAAGACTGGACTCGTATCCGTGACCCCTTCAACCCG is part of the Cutaneotrichosporon cavernicola HIS019 DNA, chromosome: 7a genome and encodes:
- the MAK10 gene encoding uncharacterized protein (Mak10 subunit, NatC N(alpha)-terminal acetyltransferase) yields the protein MPDIKAWLSGAAQYLPPGGVVKPVSLSNMEAMNALQMMDPQMDWGMSFAPRGRFDPGAPLTPAQVCWVMDEMGARELAWLQGGTLAQTVFTGLHYHNALEISPKARENDKTFLAAYAACAALRAFVLAYAKGVEIAWGAMCDAAGSARDGEDFWADPYGVPLETAESITDVVSYVNGVVRWLSQQEAWVPVAARLWFRLTWIAALQLQPSEDVQIPKVSTEPVDWAFDDVAALLRQNMPLPNLSFPSHDEMWAAFHDAVAQLAAARALADTPVADIERHLASMPETLPIVRAQYRALLGTLDRDALVDEWLSDATSQPRGVLDRLGHEVQTPNDRRSFALWRDIVAGNFFLGLTVRLQNPPRRRRGLQHLSRAWCDQASSASRLATRCPAFKPIVAALRARALDADLSAALAALSLRLLSRHERRAHWWWIARVAGARLALSEVRGEWAKAWAAVANGMLILYTLVPTGDPSYPEFVLRNKIALGTGSHPAPPLFNAWEASKDALDDTYKSDAKKGRTTALAWLRTAHRLMDTLDVRPLQCDLAGTIATLESGRELHWEKDGAAEVAERIPRLQ
- a CDS encoding uncharacterized protein (Domain of unknown function (DUF3510)), which gives rise to MGDSPPRSHSRTPEPDHAHAAATSAFVTAAAAGIEIDSREHSLDLPSLLPLSRDHALLSGSKFDVDAFLLSRIHIPLDELRGELRSYLAELREELVQLINDDYEEFISLGTGLRGETERLRGLERPLGLLRGEVETVRDVLKYHQDAVQAKLDERAALREEKALLDLLQRLFETLARAQALENSTDEQGKVVVRLAGEYSQLVYLRGKARAEGCKIADTVSPQIDALRGRLSRDLSSLLTTALEARDEAQMKACLKTYDSIEGWAEAEEVVQRAVRAFCSKTITPTALVASPVPVAPETPIRGMRARLEETSALARLYNCVLSQVEGYAPLLSLAHTVSPRFELFSGVLWPEICSATVDNLGSTIFAAGRPDELHKHYTTTHAFLMLLEGAAPSADAVVAMRESPAYEAFERRWQLPVYFQLRWKEIVSTLEAALSAPVPANPSTTPWALPQSGAAWDAFRACWAPEIYLPELAHRFWRLGLQVVARYGTFLSTALGSYKAGSDDDSGQDDAALRFAAAAVADVDELCARIRGLKMLQQMDVDFPVGLSTKAFAARIISILQRRCAEPLKHVRSVASQFRAAPPRSSAPSHFVSQVLRPLHTFLDARPALSAYRADWSAAVVEHVLTQYASILASVRKTEDLLRRHRKSKKSGFSLFGSSSAAAPEGDEDERFRQQMRSDIDALAADAKSLGAPVGGMTQWKELVDVVERPAEA
- a CDS encoding uncharacterized protein (XAP5, circadian clock regulator), with the protein product MAGDRNSELTDHERHKEGAKGAQSTARFVNVTESIDERLKKSTIGLVTLEDFQKTKEEIEEEKRREAAKTAADKISAAKKSKKDKKKKRAMLSFADEEEAGKAVEEAPSPKRKKLLKNPEVDTSFLPDREREAQERTEREELRQKWLAEQERIKNEVIEITYSYWDGSGHRKTVECKKGDDIAAFLTKCRAQIPELRGMSVDNMMYIKEDLIIPHHYTFYDFIINKARGKSGPLFSFDVHDDVRLISDATREKDESHAGKVVERSWYNRFKHIFPASRWEVYDPDKDYGSYKIA
- the dus2 gene encoding uncharacterized protein (Dihydrouridine synthase (Dus)), whose product is MLFGRLTAALNRLRLAMTVAVHPASPITEPAAKRMRLSPEMEGPQPAAIGTTVFPKPPNDSTASLATASTDSSPQPKKKKSRRSPKAGDWSIVPTSEQEVASAAACEETMSLPFELERSYAHELVYSNKLVLAPMVRSGVLPARLLSLYYGAGLVWTPEIVDKAIIGAQRSVDPETGIVTYHKGQGAIWTTHPIEKPFVIFQIGSSDPKLAAEAAKVVEQDVSGIDLNCGCPKPFSTHSGMGAALLSTPDLLLDILRSVLRAVDVPVSCKIRLLAGQQDTRHLASRILRTGVRNLTVHCRTRDMRPRERAIWDRLRDIVELGERRGVNVICNGDGEGAVNWEKIKEETGASSAMLARSAENNPSVFRPEGPVDNLTQVVPRLLNIAEYTKCSWGSIKFLLMQYRPSPPPLSTISRARRKELNEVLSRAKSVEELAENLKIELGQGKTLFDELDAKLRARPEWAVWEASRAGSEVVDPKPAEVQEAQAEEGNVLLAAAA
- a CDS encoding uncharacterized protein (Protein of unknown function (DUF3767)) yields the protein MSDDNKGAPRAPLNIPAGNSPITPDRDATFDPEAEKLTGNWWEDRKRALKRVSTDDFSMEHAGQVPCLRSSLLYAISGGVGIGAIRFLGTRRVYSSCNWAVLGGCAIAVGAWEMCNAQRREELRNMRMIQDKFPHRHVSNLKRPNQDWQPPTQNKE
- the GSP1 gene encoding uncharacterized protein (GTP-binding protein involved in nucleocytoplasmic transport. Required for the import of protein into the nucleus and also for RNA export. Involved in chromatin condensation and control of cell cycle): MVGENSSSAVTVVPVRKTTFVKRHLTGEFEKKYIATLGVEVHPLKFHTNFGTICFNVWDTAGQEKFGGLRDGYYIQGQCGIIMFDVTSRITYKNVPNWHRDLERVCENIPIVLCGNKVDVKERKVKTGNVTFHRKKNLQYFEISAKSNYNFEKPFLWLARKLVGNQSLEFVAAPALAPPEVVVDKELMAQYENELAVAANAPLPDEDDADI